A window of Fibrobacter sp. UWB15 genomic DNA:
CAGAAAAACATGCAGGCTATTTCGGTGAAGGTTTCAAAATAGCCTCCCTATGTGCTTTGCGCGACAAGAATTGGACAATACAAATGCGTTCCGGCAACTGGAGTCTCAACGTGATTTGTACAAACCAAACAATAGATGGTCAAACGGTAAAAATGCTCGCATACGACGTATCTGAAACAATCGCCCCTAACCAAAAGAGCGAACTCATTTTACAGGGCGTTTCCGAAGATGATTTTACACTTTTTAAGACCGTCCTAAAATGCTTTTACTATCCCGAAAACGAACTCCTAGGAGAAAAGATTTGGGAAGATTCAGAAGGCGCCGTCTATACACGCAGTAAAGGAGAATACGAGATAAAACTTCCATATAATTACGACTATGGACGAAAGGGAATTGTATTTTGCGGCTACCAATTAAGAGGATCAAACCCATTTGACTTGGTAATCTGTTTACATGATTTTGAGCAGAATGACCGAGAACGCGATAACTTACTGAATATGGAAGTTGTCACAATATTCAAAAGAATCAGCGTCCATTTAACAGCCGCTGCGTCTATTCGTATGTTAGAAAAAATGCGTCGCGTTTGGCTCTCCAATAGAACAAAAAGATTTGATTTTGAAAATTGGAGCCCCGTATTACAACGGCTATTGCTTAACATATTGTACTCATCCAATTGCTGCTCAGAATTCAAGCAGAAATATCCGAATCTCCTGTTTTTTGAACCCAAACTAAATCGTTTGCAAATGAATTTACGGCAAGAAGCAAGAAGTTGGTACAATAATTACCGCGACAAATACACCCTAGTCGGGGAACCTTTTTCTGTATTGGGCTACCCGTCTCTTGAAGACGAGTGTAGGCGCAATGGAGGACTTGTCATAGACAAAAATGTTGCTCCTGGAATAGAAAGTAACTGTTTCACGATTCTTGAAGATGTCTGCAAACAAATGTTTAATGGTTTTTTTATCGCGGATCCTTGGCCACAGCACAAGGTTATAACAAATCCAAAAGCCACCTATCACGGAATGGCAACCCTAAGGAAAAACAAGCGAAAACAGAGTAATGCACATCACCTTTGTGTCAGGAATAAAATTGAATGCGTCTATCTAAAGCGAACAATTTTTGAATCGGATAAATTCTATGACGGTTTGTCCACCTATGTCCATGAGATGTGTCATATGTTCGGAGGCGATTCCTCTGAAAATTTCAGTCTCGGACTTACCTTAGCCATGGAAATCCTCTTGCAGAACACACCCATGGTTGAATCCGCACACGAAAAATGGAAACAACAATTCGTTAACTTGCAAAGGTTCTAAATGAAGCGAAAAAGAAAAATAGATCCAACACTAAGCTATGAAGAGGCTCACGCATTGGGCAAAGCCCAGGGGTCATTACAATATCGTTATGAATTAGCAGTAAAATGCAGAGATGCAAAAATAATTGACTTGCCTACGCTTGCCAAATGGACTGAACTTTCCATAAAAACAATTCTTGTACTTTAAATCACACGCCGAAGAATTCGTTCACTTTTTCGCAGACAAAGTCGATTTCTTCGGTTTTCAAGCCAAAGAACATCGGCAGGCGCAATAAGCGATTGCTTTCGTTGGTGGTGTACTTATCTTCGCCGCTAAAGCGGCCATAGCGCAGGCCCGCGGGTGACGAATGCAACGGCACGTAGTGGAACACCGCTAGAATTCCGTTGTACACTAGATGTTTGAGAAGCGCCGTACGCGTCTGCAAGTCTTCGACCTTCAGGTAGAACATGTGCGCGTTGTGCTTGCAATGTTCCGGAATGAACGGCAACTCGATCAAGCCCTTGTCGGCCAGCGGTTGCAAGCGTTCGCGGTATGCATTCCAGCTAGCCATGCGGTTATCGTTAATCTCGTCGGCGCATTCCAGTTCCGCATAAAGGTAAGCGGCGTTGAGTTCGCTCGGCAAGTAGCTGGAGCCGAGTTCTACCCAAGTGTACTTGTCGACTTCGCCACGGTGGAACTGACAGCGGTTCGTACCTTTTTCGCGAATAATTTCAGCGCGGTCGCAATACTTTTTGTCGTTGATGAGGAGCGCACCGCCCTCGCCCATGCTGTAATTCTTGGTTTCGTGATAACTGTAGCAGCCAAAGTCACCGAGCGTTCCAAGCGCTTTGCCCTTGTAAGTCGCCATCATGCCTTGAGCGGCATCTTCGACTACGAACAGATTGTGGCGTTTTGCTATCTCGTTGATTTTATCCATCTCGCAAGCGACGCCCGCGTAGTGCACCGGCACAATCGCTTTCGTTTTTTCGGTAATGGCCGCTTCAATTAAATTTTCGTCCAGGTTCATGGTGTCGGGGCGAATGTCTACAAACACGCACTTAGCCCCTTGCGACACAAACGCATCGGCCGTGCTCACGAAGGTGAACGACGGCATAATCACCTCGTCGCCGGGCTGAATGTCGCAAAGGCGGGCCGACATTTCAAGCGCATGCGTGCAACTGGTGGTCAACAGCGCCTTTGCCGTGCCGGTGTGCTTTTCGAGCCAATCATGGCACATCAAGTTGTAGGTACCGTCACCACAAATGCGACCGCTTTCGACGGCCTGCTTCACATAATCAAGTTCAAGTCCTACAAAAGGCGGTTTGTTAAAAGGAATTTTCATAACGCAGAAAATATATATTTTTTAGGCATAAAAAAGATATATTGTTTACATCATGAGTTTTAAAAAGAAAATGTTGCTTCTCGGCGGCAGCCATGCCGAAATTCCGCTGATTCAGGCCGCACAAAGTTTGGGCTGGTACGTGATTACCACGGGAAATGCCCGCGAGGGACTCGGTCACCCTTACGCCGACAAGAACGTTTTTGCAGATTTTAGCGACAAAGATGCCATGTTGGAACTCGCGAGGAGCGAGGGTGTACAAGCGGTCTGCTCCGGATGCAACGACTTTGCCCTGCTCAGCACCGTGTACGTTTGCGAAAAATTGGGACTGCCCGGCCACGACAGCTACGCGACCAGCCTCGAGATTCACCACAAAGACAAATACCGCGCGCTGGCAACAAGACTCGGCATTCCGACACCGCGTGCGCTCGTTGTCCGAAGTGTCACGGAATTTGAAGCTGCCATTACAGAACTCGCATTCCCAATTATTGTAAAGCCGGTCGACTTGACCGGCGGCAAGGGCATTCACCGTGCCGCGACCCCAGAAGAAGCACGCACCGCTTACAAAGACGCCTGCAGCCGCACTCGCCAAGACCACATCGTGGTCGAAGAATTCGTGCAAGGTTCAAACCACGGATTCTCCGCCATGCTCGTAAAAGGCAAAGTCGCATTCGCCTTCTCCGACAACGAGCAGTACTACATCAACAAGTACATGGTCTCGGGCGCCAATTCGCCAAGCACCTCCAGCGACAAGACTCTCGCCATGCTCCGCGAATACAGCGAACGCATCGCACAAGAATTACACCTGGTCGACGGCATTCTGCACATTCAGTACATCGAGCGGGCCGACGGCACGCCTGTCATCATTGAAATCTGTCGCCGCCCGCCGGGAGATTTGTACATCAAGTTCGTGAAGTACGCGACAGGCATCGACTACCCGAAATTCATCGTTCTGGCAGAAACAGGCGAAGACATTTCCGGCATCGCCGACGTTCCCACCCAAGGATTCTGGCTGCGCCACTGCATTATGTCCGACACCCAAGCCGGCGAGCAGACTGCATCGGGCGACATCAGCAAAGGCATTGTCCGCGACGTCACCTTCGCCCCTGAAATTCAAGGCAACATCGTCGAAAAATTCCTGTGGTACAAACCCAGCGAAGTCATTACAGATAAACTCACCTACAAAGCCGGAATCGTATTCTTCAAGTTCGACACCCTCGCTGAGATGCAAGATAAAACCACCCGTATGACGGAACTTGCGAAAATCACTATATTCAAGGCATGAAGAAGGAACCTTATCAGATTGCGTTTATCGGGGGCGGAATCAATTCGGCCATCGGCGAAGTCCACAAGGCCGCAAGCCAGATGGACGGCCACTTTGAACTTGTAGCGGGAGCATTCAGCACCCACGCCGAAACAAACCGCAAAACCGCCGAAACTTGGGGCGTTACCACCGAACGCACCTACGCCGACTACCACGAACTTTTGAAAGCCGAAAAAGGCAAACTGGACGCCGTCGTAGTGCTCGCGCCGACGGACTACCACAAAGACATCGTGATTGACGCGCTGAACGCCGGGTTTCCCGTGGTGTGTGAAAAGTCGCTCGCCACCAGCTTTGAAGAAGGCGAAGAAATCGCGAAAGTCGTCGCTGAGACCAAAGGATTCTTCTGCACTACGTACAACTACACCGGCTACCCGATGATTCGCGAACTCAAGCAGTTCATCGCCGACGGCAAGCTCGGTAAAATCCAGCAGGTGCAAGTCGAAATGCCGCAAGAAGGCTTTATGCGCCTGGGTGCACACAACGAACCACCCAAGCCGCAAAGCTGGCGACTCAAGGACACCGTGATTCCAAAAATCTCGCTGGACCTTGGCAGCCACCTGCACAACATGATTTACTTTTTGACCGGCGAACGCCCTGAACGCATTGTCGCCGACCAGGCCACCTTCGGGCTCTTCCCGCAGATCGTCGATAACGTAGGCGCTCTTGTGCAATACACGAACAACGTTCGCGCCCAAATCTGGTTCAGCAAAACAGCACTCGGCAACCGCAACGGGCTCCGCATTCGCGTGTTCGGTAGCGAAGGCAGCGCCGAATGGTTCCAGCTGGAACCCGAAACTTTAAAGACCTGCGACCTGCGCGGCAACGTGAGCTTGCGCGATCGCACCGGCGACGTGAAAATTGCAAATCAGCAGCGCTACAACCGCTTTAAGGCAGGCCACCCCGCGGGCTTTATTGAAGCTTTCGCAAACTACTATAAAGACATCGCCGACTGCCTCAAGCAATACTTTGAAACCGGAAACTTTACGAGCCAGTATGTTTGCGGCATCAAGACTTCGCTCGAAGGCCTCGCCATGATGCAGGCCGCCGCGCGCTCCGCACAAAGTAACAAGTGGGAAGATTTATAATGAAACTTTCGTTTGTAATTCCCTGTTACCGCAGCGAAAACACCATCGAAACCGTGGTGCAAGAAATCCGCGAAACCGTAGCAACACGCCCCGGCACCGACTACGAAATCGTACTGGTGAACGACTGCAGCCCCGATAACGTGTGGCAAGTCATCAAAAAACTCGCTAGCGAAAACAACCACATCAAGGGAATTTGCCTCGCTAAAAACTTCGGCCAGCACAGCGCCCTGATGGCAGGCTACGGCCAGGCCACCGGCGACTACATCATCAGCCTCGATGACGACGGACAGACCCCCGCCAGCGAAAGTTTCAAGCTTGTAGACAAACTAGAAGAAGGCTACGACGTCGTTTACGGCTACTACGAGCATTCTGCGCAGCACCTGTTCCGCCGCTTTGGCACCTGGGTCAACAAGAAAATGGCCGAAGCGATTATTGGCCAGCCCAAGACGCTCCGCACAACGAGTTTCTTTATTATGCGCAAGTTCATTGTCGATGAAATCGTGCGCTACCCCAACCCGTTCGCCTACATTAGCGGACTTGTTTTCCGCGCTACTAAGAACCTCGGCAATGTCGAAGTGCAACACCGCCGCCGCCTCGAAGGCCGCTCCGGCTACACCATCGCAGGCCTTATCGGGCTCTGGATCAACGGCTTTACCGCATTCTCCGTCAAGCCGCTCCGCGCTGCGACTTTTATTGGCGTTATCTGCGCCCTCGTCGGCTTTGTCGCAGGCCTCTACGTCGTTTACCAGAAATTCCTCAATCCCGAAATTCCCGTAGGCTACACCAGCATGCTCGCCACGCTCCTGTTTGTGGGCGGCATGATTATGCTCCTGCTCGGGCTCATCGGCGAATACGTAGGCCGCATCTATATCAGCATCAACCAGTCGCCGCAATACGTGGTGCGGGAAAGAACGTTCTAATTTACAGTCTTTCTAACCAGCGGCTCATAAAAACATTGTAAACGGAATAGCTTTTGCCTTCGAGTGAAAGTTCTTCTAGCAAAAGTTCCTTATCGACAAGGGACTCAACTATTCTCTTTACTGCTGCAGAGGTTCCTAGCTTGTATTTAGATATAAATGCTCCGGAAGTCGGTTGTGACACATAACCTTCTTTCGCAACAGCTTTCAAAAAAAGCCACTGTTTATCCGTAATCAAATTACGCCGTTCCAAGAATCCAGGAATTCCTTCATCCAAAAGCTGTGCACAAGCTTTTTTTACCGTCTCTAAACCAATGG
This region includes:
- the rffA gene encoding dTDP-4-amino-4,6-dideoxygalactose transaminase, which encodes MKIPFNKPPFVGLELDYVKQAVESGRICGDGTYNLMCHDWLEKHTGTAKALLTTSCTHALEMSARLCDIQPGDEVIMPSFTFVSTADAFVSQGAKCVFVDIRPDTMNLDENLIEAAITEKTKAIVPVHYAGVACEMDKINEIAKRHNLFVVEDAAQGMMATYKGKALGTLGDFGCYSYHETKNYSMGEGGALLINDKKYCDRAEIIREKGTNRCQFHRGEVDKYTWVELGSSYLPSELNAAYLYAELECADEINDNRMASWNAYRERLQPLADKGLIELPFIPEHCKHNAHMFYLKVEDLQTRTALLKHLVYNGILAVFHYVPLHSSPAGLRYGRFSGEDKYTTNESNRLLRLPMFFGLKTEEIDFVCEKVNEFFGV
- a CDS encoding acetyl-CoA carboxylase biotin carboxylase subunit family protein, which codes for MSFKKKMLLLGGSHAEIPLIQAAQSLGWYVITTGNAREGLGHPYADKNVFADFSDKDAMLELARSEGVQAVCSGCNDFALLSTVYVCEKLGLPGHDSYATSLEIHHKDKYRALATRLGIPTPRALVVRSVTEFEAAITELAFPIIVKPVDLTGGKGIHRAATPEEARTAYKDACSRTRQDHIVVEEFVQGSNHGFSAMLVKGKVAFAFSDNEQYYINKYMVSGANSPSTSSDKTLAMLREYSERIAQELHLVDGILHIQYIERADGTPVIIEICRRPPGDLYIKFVKYATGIDYPKFIVLAETGEDISGIADVPTQGFWLRHCIMSDTQAGEQTASGDISKGIVRDVTFAPEIQGNIVEKFLWYKPSEVITDKLTYKAGIVFFKFDTLAEMQDKTTRMTELAKITIFKA
- a CDS encoding Gfo/Idh/MocA family protein, yielding MKKEPYQIAFIGGGINSAIGEVHKAASQMDGHFELVAGAFSTHAETNRKTAETWGVTTERTYADYHELLKAEKGKLDAVVVLAPTDYHKDIVIDALNAGFPVVCEKSLATSFEEGEEIAKVVAETKGFFCTTYNYTGYPMIRELKQFIADGKLGKIQQVQVEMPQEGFMRLGAHNEPPKPQSWRLKDTVIPKISLDLGSHLHNMIYFLTGERPERIVADQATFGLFPQIVDNVGALVQYTNNVRAQIWFSKTALGNRNGLRIRVFGSEGSAEWFQLEPETLKTCDLRGNVSLRDRTGDVKIANQQRYNRFKAGHPAGFIEAFANYYKDIADCLKQYFETGNFTSQYVCGIKTSLEGLAMMQAAARSAQSNKWEDL
- a CDS encoding glycosyltransferase family 2 protein, yielding MKLSFVIPCYRSENTIETVVQEIRETVATRPGTDYEIVLVNDCSPDNVWQVIKKLASENNHIKGICLAKNFGQHSALMAGYGQATGDYIISLDDDGQTPASESFKLVDKLEEGYDVVYGYYEHSAQHLFRRFGTWVNKKMAEAIIGQPKTLRTTSFFIMRKFIVDEIVRYPNPFAYISGLVFRATKNLGNVEVQHRRRLEGRSGYTIAGLIGLWINGFTAFSVKPLRAATFIGVICALVGFVAGLYVVYQKFLNPEIPVGYTSMLATLLFVGGMIMLLLGLIGEYVGRIYISINQSPQYVVRERTF